The sequence AGGGTAAAATCCCGACTTTGACCAGCAGGGGAATGGACGGTGCCCCTTCGGCGCCCGGGCAAACTGCATAAACCAGGCCTTCGTATTCACCGGGGGGATCGGACGGCAGCAGTTGGATCGTCGCCTGAAAGGCGGCCGCCGCGTTGTCGCGCTTGGTGGTGGAATCAGCGGTGAAAGTGAGGCGTTCCGCCGGGATCCGGTTTCCGGTCCTGACGGCAAAAAGCCCGGTGGTTTCAAACCGGACTGCTTGCGTGGCGGCCACCGGTAAGGTAAAGGTTAAGGAACGCGTTATTTTACTGACGGGTGCGATTGACCCAAAATCCATAATGAACGGCTTGTTCGTGGGCGCGGCCTTGGTCGGAGTGGTCAGGAAAACAGCGAGGAGAAGAAGGATAAACCAGACGACCGGAGTACGCTTTTTCATCGGAATCCTCCGTTTTGCCGTAGTTTTTGCCGACAAGTAATTTTATTGTATGCCCCGGACAGAAAGTTGATGCGTGAAAAGTAATAATTTCCAGATTTCTTTTTCTGCCCAGCTTGTTGCCTGTTGCCGGACAAGTTGCGCCCGGCCTGTTACCGGACAAGGTTGGAAAAGCGGAGTGCGGCCGGAAGGAAGCTTGAAAGATATTAATGGGAGCAAAGCGGGCGTCAAGGAGGGAAACAAAAGCGGTGGAAGAACGCAGGACGGGGAAGAAAAAGGCCGGCCTCGCGGAAGAGGCCGGTCAAAGGAAAAAGGAGGAAAAAGGAAGGAGGTGGTGTCAACCGGGAAGAGGCTTTGGTCAGTATTTACCAGAGCCCGTGCTCTTCGGCACATCGGTTCAGCGCGGCGATCACTTCGTCTTCGTCTTTGCCGTCTACGGTGATGGTAATCCGGTCGCCTTGTTCGGCGCCCAGACTAAGGAGGTCCAGGAGGCTTTTTAGGTTGCCTTCTTTTCCGTTTTTGGCGATCGTTACTTCGCTTTCGAACTTGGAAACAGTATTGACCAAAACGGCGGCCGGTCGGGCGTGCAACCCGGTTTTCGTTTTGATGGTTGCCGTTATGACCCGCATGAGGAATCACTCCTTTCTTCTTTGTCCTCCAAAGCAGCCCTGATCTGTTCCGCGGTGGACAGGGCAAGCACTTTTTTGGCTAGTGCTTTGGCGGTGGAGTTTTTTAAGGCCCGGATCTGTTTTTTCACTGCCAACAGAGCGGACGGACTCATACTGAAGGATTCAAGGCCGAGGCCGATTAAAAGCGAGGTAAACCGGGGGTCGCCCGCCATTTCACCACACATGCTGACTTCGATCCGGCCTTTCCGGGCTTGGTCGATCACCAGTTTAATTAGGCGTAAAACTGCGGGGTGGAAGGGGGAATAGAGATGGGAGATCTGTTTATTCATCCGGTCAACGGCCAGGGTATACTGGATCAGATCGTTGGTGCCGATGCTGACGAAATCCACTTCTTTGGCGAAGAGGTCGGTGATGATGGCCGCCGAAGGAACTTCCACCATGATCCCGATGGGAACACGGCCGCTTACGGAATGCCCCTCCGCGATGAGTTCCGCTCTTAC comes from Capillibacterium thermochitinicola and encodes:
- a CDS encoding HPr family phosphocarrier protein, with protein sequence MRVITATIKTKTGLHARPAAVLVNTVSKFESEVTIAKNGKEGNLKSLLDLLSLGAEQGDRITITVDGKDEDEVIAALNRCAEEHGLW